A genomic window from Parvularcula sp. LCG005 includes:
- the cysS gene encoding cysteine--tRNA ligase, translated as MTLSLYDSYRRSKQKFTPQKPGEVTIYCCGPTVYAPPHIGNARAAVVADSLVRLMRHHYGRDKVRYARNFTDIDDKIMKAARDEGVEIGVITDRATQIYLDGLDALGCERPDMAPRATEHIEGMQALVSALLDRGHAYEGQGHILFDVNSFEAYGALSGLDRDAIIAGARVEVAPYKRDAADFVLWKPSADDEPGWDVPADWPISGRGRPGWHLECSAMIRSVLGETIDIHLGGQDLRFPHHENEIAQSCCGAETGGIPLANYWVHNGMLRLSGEKMSKSVGNIETPQELLERWPGEALRFALLSAHYRQPLDWSDDLIGAARTQLDGFYRIIDGVDDAVAPDERFVAALGDDLNTPQAIAVLHDLRNSAAHGDTAAAARLRASGRLLGLFGVSSAEWFQGGADGDLSADDIEALIAERLDARKSRDFARADAIRDELTAKGIILEDGPQGVTWRRG; from the coding sequence ATGACCCTTTCCCTATATGACAGCTACCGCCGCAGCAAACAGAAATTCACCCCGCAAAAGCCAGGTGAAGTGACGATTTATTGTTGTGGACCAACGGTTTATGCGCCGCCTCACATTGGCAATGCGCGAGCCGCCGTGGTCGCGGACAGCCTGGTCCGCCTGATGCGTCATCACTATGGGCGCGACAAAGTGCGCTACGCCCGCAATTTCACCGATATTGACGACAAGATCATGAAGGCGGCCCGCGATGAGGGGGTCGAAATCGGCGTCATTACGGACCGTGCCACACAGATCTATCTCGACGGGCTTGATGCGCTGGGCTGCGAGCGGCCTGACATGGCACCGCGCGCGACCGAGCATATTGAGGGAATGCAGGCCTTGGTTTCGGCGCTGCTCGACCGCGGTCATGCCTATGAGGGGCAGGGGCATATCCTGTTCGATGTGAACAGCTTTGAGGCGTACGGCGCCTTATCCGGGCTCGATCGCGATGCCATCATTGCGGGCGCGCGGGTGGAGGTAGCCCCCTACAAGCGGGACGCAGCCGATTTCGTCCTCTGGAAGCCGTCGGCTGATGATGAGCCGGGCTGGGACGTGCCCGCCGACTGGCCGATCTCGGGCCGGGGACGTCCTGGCTGGCACCTCGAATGCTCAGCGATGATCCGCTCTGTCCTCGGCGAGACGATCGACATCCATCTCGGCGGGCAGGATCTGCGCTTTCCGCACCACGAAAACGAGATCGCCCAGAGCTGCTGCGGGGCTGAGACCGGCGGTATTCCGTTAGCGAACTATTGGGTCCATAACGGCATGCTGCGCCTGTCGGGTGAGAAGATGTCCAAAAGTGTGGGCAATATCGAAACGCCGCAGGAACTGCTGGAGCGGTGGCCGGGTGAAGCGCTGCGCTTTGCGCTGCTGTCGGCGCACTATCGGCAACCGCTCGATTGGTCCGACGATCTGATTGGCGCCGCCCGCACCCAGCTTGATGGGTTCTACCGCATCATCGACGGCGTGGACGATGCGGTCGCGCCCGATGAACGCTTTGTCGCAGCGCTGGGGGATGATCTGAACACCCCGCAGGCAATCGCCGTGCTTCACGATCTGCGGAACAGTGCCGCCCACGGGGACACGGCTGCGGCCGCGCGGCTTCGCGCGAGTGGCCGTCTCCTCGGTCTTTTTGGCGTCTCAAGCGCGGAGTGGTTCCAGGGCGGTGCCGATGGTGATCTGTCAGCGGACGATATTGAGGCACTGATCGCTGAGCGGCTCGACGCGCGCAAGTCCAGGGATTTTGCCCGGGCTGACGCCATTCGCGATGAGCTGACGGCGAAAGGCATCATTCTGGAGGATGGCCCGCAAGGCGTTACCTGGCGCCGCGGCTGA
- a CDS encoding DUF202 domain-containing protein, with the protein MAAEQDDRTRWAEDRTIMANERTFAGWLRTGLAAVGLGVGFNALFRATDPTWVAKAIATIFILTGIFIFWGAQHEATNVLKRLNSHCADPTSPRRMQVMSALFSVAAALLVVAIWIMNGYSGGA; encoded by the coding sequence ATGGCCGCAGAACAAGACGACCGGACCCGCTGGGCAGAAGACCGCACGATCATGGCGAATGAGCGGACCTTTGCCGGATGGCTCCGCACCGGGCTGGCGGCGGTGGGCCTCGGCGTCGGGTTCAACGCCCTGTTCAGGGCCACAGACCCGACCTGGGTGGCCAAAGCGATCGCCACGATCTTCATCCTCACGGGCATTTTCATCTTCTGGGGTGCCCAGCACGAGGCAACCAACGTGCTCAAGCGCCTGAACAGCCATTGCGCCGACCCAACCTCACCGCGCCGCATGCAGGTGATGTCAGCATTGTTCTCCGTCGCAGCGGCCCTGCTCGTCGTCGCAATCTGGATCATGAATGGATATTCGGGCGGCGCGTGA
- a CDS encoding class I SAM-dependent methyltransferase yields MTAYTKMLFAAGVIMALGACSPGDQADSTLTATETPAAEQAEAATLTETPAVAVEADPMAAALAHPDRPAEERTRDASRLPAETLDFAGLEPGMTVLEMEAGGGYFTEIIARVIGADGTLYMQNPPAFDGFLGDSLTVRLGDDRLPNVSVLRTNFDDLQVEDGSIDLITWIQGPHELWFAPNGQNLGDPAGAFAEITRVLKPGGRLLLVDHRAADGAGTEAGATLHRIEASIVEDMAITAGLTKTAESDILSREDDPLTANVFDEAIRGKTDQFVLLFTK; encoded by the coding sequence ATGACCGCCTATACAAAAATGCTTTTTGCCGCAGGCGTCATCATGGCCCTCGGTGCGTGTTCACCGGGCGACCAGGCCGACAGCACACTGACGGCTACGGAAACCCCGGCAGCGGAACAGGCCGAAGCTGCGACGCTGACAGAAACACCGGCAGTCGCTGTTGAGGCTGATCCGATGGCCGCGGCCCTCGCGCATCCTGATCGCCCGGCCGAAGAACGGACGCGCGACGCAAGCCGCCTCCCCGCCGAAACGCTGGACTTTGCAGGGCTGGAGCCCGGCATGACGGTCCTCGAAATGGAAGCGGGTGGCGGCTATTTCACGGAAATCATCGCCCGCGTCATCGGCGCGGATGGCACGCTCTACATGCAAAATCCGCCAGCTTTTGATGGCTTTTTGGGCGACAGCCTGACGGTCCGACTCGGCGACGACCGCCTGCCAAATGTCTCGGTACTGAGAACCAATTTCGATGACCTTCAGGTGGAAGACGGCAGCATTGACCTCATCACTTGGATACAGGGACCGCATGAGCTGTGGTTTGCGCCGAACGGCCAGAACCTTGGCGATCCTGCCGGGGCATTCGCAGAGATTACCCGCGTTCTGAAACCGGGCGGTCGCCTTCTGCTCGTTGACCACCGCGCTGCCGATGGCGCCGGGACCGAGGCCGGGGCGACCTTGCACCGGATTGAAGCGTCGATCGTCGAGGACATGGCGATCACTGCCGGCCTGACGAAAACCGCAGAGTCCGACATCCTCAGCCGTGAAGATGATCCGTTGACGGCCAATGTCTTTGACGAAGCCATTCGCGGCAAGACCGACCAGTTCGTCCTGCTTTTCACCAAATAG
- the hisI gene encoding phosphoribosyl-AMP cyclohydrolase, whose product MTDSIDETHDFRPRFGADGLMPVIAVDHASGEVLMLAYMNEEALRLTRQTGEVHYWSRSRQEIWHKGATSGHTQKVVRLLTDCDQDTLVARVIQEGAACHTGRQTCFYRQVPVALPDGKSTLTTPGKLTFTD is encoded by the coding sequence ATGACCGATTCCATCGACGAAACCCACGACTTCCGCCCCCGCTTTGGCGCTGACGGCCTGATGCCGGTCATTGCTGTGGATCACGCCAGCGGCGAGGTCCTGATGCTGGCCTACATGAATGAAGAGGCTTTGCGCCTGACCCGTCAGACCGGCGAGGTCCATTACTGGTCCCGGTCACGCCAGGAGATCTGGCACAAGGGAGCAACGTCAGGTCATACGCAGAAGGTGGTTCGTCTTCTGACGGATTGCGATCAGGATACGTTGGTCGCCAGAGTCATCCAGGAAGGCGCGGCCTGTCACACGGGTCGGCAGACCTGTTTCTATCGTCAGGTCCCCGTTGCTCTGCCCGATGGTAAATCGACTTTAACGACGCCAGGTAAACTGACGTTCACGGACTGA
- the folE gene encoding GTP cyclohydrolase I FolE, producing the protein MSVIAYDNPKAAALKGAAQGNSVTPEEAEAAVRTLIKWAGDDPTREGLIDTPSRVAKAFKEWFSGYTEDAETVLSRTFEEVEGYDDIVLMKNIRLESYCEHHMAPIIGRAHIGYMPNGKVVGISKLARLVDIYGKRLQVQEKMTAQIADTLTKVLDPLGVAVVIEAEHQCMSTRGVHKHGVDTLTTRFTGVFKENPDMEARFFKLIGR; encoded by the coding sequence ATGAGCGTCATTGCCTACGACAATCCAAAAGCAGCAGCGCTAAAAGGCGCGGCACAGGGCAACAGTGTCACGCCCGAAGAAGCCGAAGCAGCCGTGCGGACCCTCATCAAATGGGCCGGCGACGATCCCACGCGCGAGGGCCTGATCGACACCCCTTCCCGGGTGGCGAAAGCCTTCAAGGAATGGTTCTCCGGGTATACCGAGGACGCCGAGACCGTGTTGTCCCGTACCTTCGAAGAGGTCGAGGGCTATGATGACATCGTCCTGATGAAAAACATTCGGCTCGAAAGCTATTGCGAACACCACATGGCACCGATCATTGGTCGGGCGCATATCGGCTACATGCCGAACGGCAAGGTCGTGGGCATTTCGAAGCTCGCCCGCCTCGTCGACATCTATGGCAAGCGCCTGCAGGTGCAGGAAAAAATGACGGCCCAGATCGCCGATACCCTGACCAAGGTGCTCGATCCCCTCGGCGTGGCGGTGGTCATTGAGGCTGAGCATCAGTGCATGTCGACGCGCGGCGTCCACAAGCACGGTGTCGATACGCTGACGACGCGATTTACGGGCGTCTTCAAGGAAAACCCGGACATGGAAGCGCGCTTTTTCAAGCTGATCGGTCGCTGA
- a CDS encoding GyrI-like domain-containing protein — MTKTDLKKDLKAFYQTRAKTFELVDVPPMNFVMVDGQSSPGDAPAYLEAVQWLYGISYAAKFHAKTELDRDYVVMPLEGLWWAVDYEDYRHGNRDKWQWTLMIMQPDFITPAIFERAFDKTAAKHDAPPPESLRFEAFSEGLSLQMVHIGPYADEAPIIDQLHREIIPARGLVENGHHHEIYLSDPRKSAPEKLKTILRQPVMAAKA, encoded by the coding sequence ATGACCAAGACCGATCTGAAAAAAGATCTGAAGGCATTCTACCAGACGCGGGCGAAAACGTTCGAGCTGGTGGACGTGCCGCCCATGAATTTCGTCATGGTCGACGGGCAGAGCAGCCCCGGTGATGCACCCGCCTATCTTGAGGCGGTCCAGTGGCTTTACGGGATCAGCTACGCCGCAAAATTCCACGCCAAGACCGAGCTTGACCGTGACTACGTGGTGATGCCGCTGGAAGGATTGTGGTGGGCGGTTGATTATGAAGATTACCGCCACGGCAACCGGGATAAATGGCAGTGGACGCTAATGATCATGCAGCCCGACTTCATAACGCCCGCGATTTTTGAGCGCGCCTTTGACAAAACAGCCGCAAAGCACGATGCGCCACCACCGGAGTCACTGCGGTTCGAGGCCTTCAGCGAAGGCCTTTCACTGCAGATGGTGCATATTGGTCCCTATGCAGACGAGGCCCCGATCATCGATCAATTGCACCGGGAGATTATTCCGGCACGGGGCCTCGTGGAAAATGGTCACCATCATGAGATCTACCTGTCCGACCCCCGCAAGTCGGCACCCGAGAAGCTCAAGACCATTCTTCGCCAGCCGGTGATGGCGGCCAAGGCGTGA